The following proteins are encoded in a genomic region of Limosilactobacillus reuteri subsp. reuteri:
- the gyrA gene encoding DNA gyrase subunit A, which yields MAEQDMPNRITDVNLTSQMKNSFLDYAMSVIVSRALPDVRDGLKPVQRRILYGMNELGVTPDKPYKKSARIVGDVMGKFHPHGDSSIYEGLVRMAQDFSYRYMLVDGHGNFGSVDGDGAAAMRYTEAKMSKIAVEMLRDINKDTVDFHDNYDGTEKEPDVLPARFPNLLVNGASGIAVGMATNIPTHNLGEVINGLHMLMNDPDITTEGLMKAIPGPDFPTGGVVMGKSGIRKAYETGRGTIIVRAKVDIEEQKNGKQRIIVHEIPYMVNKAKLIERIAELARNKDIDGITDVNDETDRDGMRIVIDVRRDASAEVILNNLYKMTLMQTTFNFNMLAIVNGAPKILSLKQILQYYLEHQESVVRRRTEFELKKAQNRAHIVAGLRIALDHIDEIINIIRNSQTSEVAKNELMNNYGLSDRQAQAILDMRLVRLTGLEREKIEDEYQKLMAAIADYKDILAHRERINQIIYDELMEIQKRFGDERRTELQVGDITNIEDEDLIEEEDIIVALTHNGYIKRLPVDEFKSQHRGGRGVKGMGVHKDDFIEQLISSSTHDMLLFFTNSGKVYSMKGYEVPEYGRAAQGIPIINLLGINNKEKISAVINVSHETNDDDKYLFFTTKLGTVKRTAVTEFKNIRSNGLKALNLHENDELIDVEVISEDQPMIIGTHNGYALSFKSSVVRSMGRSAAGVRGIRLRDEDYVIGAAPLNSDSKVLVISENGFGKQTSASEYPIKGRGGLGVKTVNVTAKNGPLVGLTTVNGDEDIMLVTDQGVIIRFGIESVSQTGRSAVGVHLIKMDNGARVATIAKVDKEVDEETEEATNNSSQEESQPTEN from the coding sequence TTGGCTGAACAAGATATGCCTAATCGAATCACGGATGTAAATCTTACGAGTCAGATGAAAAACTCATTCTTGGATTATGCAATGAGTGTTATTGTTTCACGTGCGCTTCCAGACGTCCGTGATGGGTTAAAACCGGTACAACGCCGGATTCTATATGGAATGAATGAATTAGGGGTTACTCCTGATAAGCCTTACAAGAAGTCAGCCCGGATTGTCGGGGATGTAATGGGTAAATTCCACCCTCATGGTGACTCTTCAATTTATGAAGGACTTGTGCGAATGGCTCAAGACTTTAGTTATCGTTACATGCTTGTTGATGGTCACGGTAACTTCGGGTCGGTTGATGGTGATGGAGCGGCCGCCATGCGTTATACCGAAGCAAAGATGAGTAAAATTGCGGTTGAAATGCTTCGGGATATCAATAAAGATACCGTTGATTTCCATGATAACTATGATGGTACTGAAAAAGAACCGGATGTATTACCAGCTCGTTTTCCTAACTTATTAGTTAACGGTGCCTCAGGGATTGCCGTGGGGATGGCTACTAATATTCCAACTCATAATTTAGGTGAGGTTATTAATGGCCTTCATATGTTAATGAATGACCCTGATATTACAACTGAAGGCCTAATGAAGGCTATTCCTGGCCCTGACTTTCCAACTGGTGGAGTAGTAATGGGAAAGTCTGGTATTCGTAAAGCATATGAAACTGGCCGAGGAACTATTATTGTTCGAGCAAAAGTTGATATTGAAGAACAAAAAAATGGTAAGCAACGGATCATTGTTCACGAAATTCCATACATGGTTAATAAGGCAAAGTTAATTGAACGAATTGCTGAATTAGCTCGAAATAAAGATATCGATGGAATTACTGATGTTAATGACGAAACTGACCGTGACGGAATGCGAATCGTAATTGATGTTCGTCGTGATGCGAGTGCGGAAGTTATCTTGAATAACCTTTACAAGATGACTTTGATGCAAACAACTTTTAACTTCAATATGCTAGCAATTGTTAATGGTGCTCCAAAGATTTTAAGCTTAAAACAAATTTTGCAATATTATCTGGAACACCAAGAATCAGTTGTACGGCGACGGACAGAATTTGAATTAAAGAAAGCACAAAATCGTGCGCACATTGTTGCCGGATTGCGGATCGCTTTAGACCATATTGATGAGATAATTAATATTATTCGTAATTCACAAACAAGTGAAGTAGCGAAAAATGAGTTGATGAATAATTATGGTTTATCAGATCGGCAGGCACAAGCTATTCTTGATATGCGGTTAGTTCGGTTGACTGGCCTAGAACGGGAAAAGATAGAGGATGAATACCAAAAATTAATGGCAGCAATTGCCGATTACAAGGATATTCTTGCTCATCGCGAACGGATTAATCAAATCATTTATGACGAATTGATGGAAATTCAAAAACGTTTTGGGGATGAACGCCGGACTGAACTTCAAGTTGGTGATATTACCAATATTGAAGATGAAGACCTAATTGAAGAAGAAGATATTATCGTTGCCTTGACTCACAATGGATACATTAAACGTCTTCCAGTTGATGAATTTAAGTCTCAGCATCGTGGCGGTCGTGGTGTTAAGGGAATGGGAGTTCATAAAGATGATTTTATTGAACAACTAATTTCTAGCTCAACTCATGATATGTTGCTCTTCTTCACTAATTCAGGAAAAGTATACTCAATGAAGGGGTATGAAGTTCCTGAATATGGTCGGGCTGCTCAAGGAATTCCAATTATTAATCTTCTTGGAATTAATAATAAAGAAAAGATTAGTGCTGTTATCAATGTTTCACATGAAACTAATGATGATGATAAATACCTTTTCTTTACTACCAAGCTAGGAACTGTTAAACGAACAGCAGTAACAGAATTTAAGAATATTCGAAGCAATGGATTGAAGGCGCTCAACCTCCATGAAAACGATGAATTGATCGATGTAGAAGTTATTAGTGAAGATCAGCCAATGATTATTGGTACTCATAATGGATATGCTCTTAGCTTTAAATCATCAGTTGTTCGGTCAATGGGACGAAGCGCGGCTGGAGTTCGTGGGATTCGCTTACGGGATGAAGACTACGTAATTGGCGCTGCCCCTCTTAATTCTGATAGCAAGGTTCTTGTAATTAGTGAAAATGGTTTTGGAAAGCAAACTTCTGCTTCTGAATATCCAATCAAAGGACGGGGTGGACTAGGAGTTAAGACAGTTAATGTTACTGCAAAGAATGGTCCGTTGGTTGGTTTAACGACCGTCAATGGTGATGAAGATATCATGTTAGTTACTGACCAGGGAGTAATTATTCGTTTTGGTATTGAAAGTGTATCGCAAACTGGACGATCTGCTGTTGGTGTTCACTTAATTAAGATGGATAATGGTGCCCGTGTTGCTACGATTGCAAAGGTGGATAAAGAAGTCGATGAGGAGACTGAAGAAGCTACTAACAATTCCTCACAAGAAGAAAGTCAACCAACAGAAAATTAA
- the rpsF gene encoding 30S ribosomal protein S6, whose protein sequence is METRKYEITYIIRPDIEESAKSELVDRFDKILADNGATIADSKDWSTRRFAYPIAKYTEGTYHVVNLTTDSDQALNEFDRLAKFSDDILRHMIVKLDA, encoded by the coding sequence ATGGAAACACGCAAATATGAAATTACTTACATCATTCGTCCTGATATCGAAGAATCTGCAAAGAGCGAATTGGTAGACCGATTCGACAAGATCTTGGCGGACAATGGTGCAACTATCGCTGATTCAAAGGATTGGTCAACTCGTCGTTTTGCTTACCCAATCGCTAAGTACACTGAAGGTACTTACCACGTGGTAAACTTAACTACTGATTCCGATCAAGCTTTAAACGAATTTGATCGTTTAGCTAAGTTCAGTGATGATATCCTACGTCACATGATTGTTAAGCTTGATGCTTAA
- the gyrB gene encoding DNA topoisomerase (ATP-hydrolyzing) subunit B, which yields MELASEYDASQIQVLKGLDAVRKRPGMYIGSTSAQGLHHLVWEIVDNGIDEALAGFCDEINVVVNPDNSITVKDNGRGIPVDTQKETGKSALETVFTVLHAGGKFGGGGYKVSGGLHGVGASVVNALSTELDVKVARQGKRYYMDFDHGHVKSAMKVIEEGLPETEHGTTVHFKPDPEIFRETTTYNIKTLTDRLRELAFLNKGLKITIEDLRQADHERKEFHYEGGIRHYVEYLNEDQNVLFDPPIYVEGKENDITVEVSLQYTDSYRSNLLTFTNNIHTYEGGTHETGFKMALTRVINDYGHKAGILKSNETLSGDDVREGLTAVVSIKHPDPQFEGQTKTKLGNSDARTATDHVFAATFNRFLLEHPDEARQIIEKGQLASKARVAAKRAREVTRKKSGLEISNLPGKLADNTSKDPEISELFIVEGDSAGGSAKQGRSRLTQAILPIRGKILNVEKATLDRVLANDEIRSLFTALGTGFGDDFDITKANYHKLIIMTDADVDGAHIRTLLLTLFYRFMKPMITHGYVYIAQPPLYQVRQGKFVKYIDSDEELEQVVSSLQPSPKPVIQRYKGLGEMDAEQLWETTMDPENRHLLRVKLDDAEQADKIFPMLMGTKVGPRRDFIEQNAKFVENLDL from the coding sequence ATGGAATTGGCTAGCGAGTATGATGCTAGTCAAATTCAGGTTTTAAAGGGATTGGATGCAGTTCGAAAGCGTCCCGGAATGTACATTGGTTCCACTTCAGCCCAGGGACTTCATCACCTTGTTTGGGAAATTGTCGATAACGGAATTGACGAAGCCTTAGCAGGATTCTGTGATGAAATTAATGTTGTAGTTAATCCAGATAACAGTATTACTGTTAAGGATAATGGTCGGGGAATTCCAGTTGATACACAAAAAGAAACCGGAAAGTCAGCCTTAGAAACGGTCTTTACTGTTCTGCACGCCGGAGGAAAATTTGGTGGCGGCGGATATAAGGTTTCTGGAGGTCTTCACGGGGTAGGAGCTTCTGTTGTAAATGCCTTATCCACTGAATTGGATGTTAAAGTTGCTCGTCAAGGTAAACGTTACTACATGGATTTTGATCATGGTCATGTTAAGTCTGCAATGAAGGTAATTGAAGAGGGACTTCCAGAAACTGAGCATGGTACAACCGTTCACTTTAAGCCGGATCCAGAAATTTTCCGTGAAACGACAACTTATAATATTAAAACTTTAACTGATCGTTTAAGAGAATTAGCCTTCTTAAATAAGGGACTTAAAATTACGATCGAAGACTTACGACAAGCAGACCATGAACGGAAAGAATTCCATTATGAAGGTGGGATTCGTCATTATGTTGAATACCTTAATGAAGATCAAAATGTTTTATTTGACCCACCGATTTACGTGGAAGGTAAAGAAAACGATATTACTGTTGAAGTTTCCTTACAATATACAGATTCATACCGCAGTAACTTGCTAACTTTCACTAACAATATTCATACTTACGAAGGTGGGACCCATGAGACCGGATTTAAGATGGCCCTTACACGTGTTATCAATGATTACGGCCACAAAGCAGGTATCTTAAAGTCAAATGAGACCTTATCAGGGGATGACGTACGGGAAGGTTTAACTGCGGTTGTCTCCATTAAGCACCCTGATCCGCAATTCGAGGGACAGACTAAGACTAAGTTAGGAAACTCAGATGCACGAACAGCGACTGACCATGTCTTTGCGGCAACATTTAACCGGTTCTTATTAGAACACCCAGACGAAGCGCGGCAAATTATTGAAAAAGGTCAACTCGCTTCCAAAGCCCGGGTGGCTGCTAAACGTGCCCGGGAAGTTACCCGTAAAAAGAGTGGTCTTGAAATTAGTAATTTACCAGGTAAATTAGCAGATAACACAAGTAAGGATCCGGAAATTTCAGAATTATTTATTGTCGAGGGTGATTCTGCCGGTGGTTCAGCAAAGCAAGGACGTTCGCGGCTCACCCAGGCAATTCTTCCAATTCGCGGAAAGATCTTGAATGTTGAAAAAGCAACTCTTGATCGAGTTCTAGCTAATGACGAAATTCGTTCTTTATTTACCGCTCTTGGAACAGGATTTGGTGATGACTTTGATATTACAAAGGCTAATTACCATAAATTAATTATCATGACTGATGCGGATGTCGATGGTGCTCATATTCGGACATTACTGTTAACCTTGTTCTACCGCTTTATGAAACCAATGATTACGCATGGGTATGTTTATATTGCTCAGCCGCCGCTATATCAAGTTCGGCAAGGTAAATTTGTAAAATACATTGACTCTGATGAAGAACTAGAACAGGTTGTAAGCTCACTACAACCAAGTCCTAAGCCAGTTATTCAGCGTTACAAAGGGTTAGGTGAAATGGATGCTGAGCAATTATGGGAAACAACAATGGATCCAGAGAATCGGCACCTATTACGAGTAAAACTAGACGACGCAGAACAGGCTGATAAGATTTTCCCAATGCTAATGGGAACCAAGGTCGGACCACGGCGCGACTTTATTGAACAAAATGCTAAGTTCGTTGAGAATCTTGACCTGTAA
- the dnaB gene encoding replicative DNA helicase, with protein MDNAPVQEEPRDIEAEKAVLGAAFLSKNALADAMEYLEPQDFYRKAHQIIFEKMVQLNDADQPIDPLTMKNVLDQDNQTENVGGVAYIAELATAVPTAANVVYYSKIVHDKAISRRLINTATKIINDSYAGNDKIEDQLDRAEQEIMSVSENSRQTGFKSISDVLQESINHVSELSSQDSEITGLSTGYAQLDEMTTGLHKDELVIIAARPAVGKTAFVLNIAQNVATRTDNTVAIFSLEMGAESLANRMLCAEGNINANHLRTGQLTQDEWQSLFIATGALSNASIYIDDTPGIKVAEIRARCRRLAKEKGNLGLIVIDYLQLIEGSNPDNRQQEVSEISRQLKKLAKELEVPVIALSQLSRGVEQRQDKRPVLSDIRESGSIEQDADIVSFLYRDDYYEHDEDSEDNNNPGNNQDDDGSNASEVEVIIEKNRSGPRGTVKLLFAKSYNKFTSISYIPEDNN; from the coding sequence ATGGATAATGCACCAGTGCAAGAAGAGCCACGCGATATTGAAGCAGAAAAAGCAGTTCTTGGAGCTGCTTTTTTAAGTAAAAATGCGTTGGCTGATGCGATGGAATATCTTGAGCCGCAAGATTTTTACCGGAAGGCTCATCAAATCATTTTTGAAAAGATGGTCCAACTAAATGATGCGGACCAGCCAATCGATCCGTTAACGATGAAAAATGTCCTTGATCAGGATAATCAAACGGAAAATGTTGGTGGAGTTGCTTATATTGCTGAACTTGCAACAGCGGTTCCGACGGCTGCTAATGTTGTCTATTACTCAAAGATTGTTCATGATAAGGCAATTTCACGACGGTTGATCAATACAGCAACCAAGATTATCAATGATAGCTATGCCGGAAATGACAAAATTGAAGATCAACTTGACCGGGCTGAGCAAGAAATTATGTCCGTTTCGGAAAATAGTCGTCAAACTGGTTTTAAAAGTATTAGTGACGTTTTACAAGAGTCGATTAACCATGTTAGTGAGCTCTCTAGTCAAGATTCAGAGATTACTGGACTTTCAACTGGGTATGCTCAATTAGATGAGATGACGACTGGTCTTCATAAAGACGAGTTGGTAATTATCGCGGCACGGCCTGCTGTTGGGAAGACTGCCTTTGTTTTGAATATTGCCCAAAACGTTGCAACTAGAACCGATAATACGGTCGCAATTTTCAGTCTTGAAATGGGTGCGGAGTCCTTAGCAAACCGGATGCTCTGTGCTGAAGGAAACATTAACGCTAACCACTTACGAACTGGACAGCTTACGCAGGATGAATGGCAAAGTTTATTTATTGCCACTGGTGCCTTAAGTAATGCAAGTATCTATATTGACGATACACCAGGAATCAAGGTAGCAGAAATTCGGGCACGTTGTCGGCGCTTAGCAAAGGAAAAAGGCAATTTAGGCTTGATCGTAATTGATTACCTTCAGTTGATTGAAGGGAGTAATCCTGATAACCGACAACAAGAAGTTTCAGAAATTTCTCGACAACTAAAGAAACTGGCAAAGGAATTAGAAGTTCCAGTTATTGCCCTATCACAGTTGTCGCGGGGAGTTGAACAGCGACAAGACAAGCGCCCGGTTTTATCTGATATTCGTGAATCTGGATCGATTGAACAGGATGCAGATATTGTTAGTTTCCTTTATCGTGATGACTATTATGAGCACGATGAAGATTCGGAAGATAATAATAACCCGGGAAATAATCAGGATGACGATGGATCAAACGCTAGTGAAGTTGAAGTCATCATCGAAAAGAATCGTAGTGGTCCGCGGGGGACAGTTAAATTATTATTTGCAAAGTCTTATAATAAGTTCACTTCGATTTCCTATATTCCTGAAGATAATAATTAA
- the rplI gene encoding 50S ribosomal protein L9 codes for MKVIFTQDVRGRGQRGQIKEVPDGYAQNYLIKRGLAKQATKAAMSQLKGQQRAEEKHAAEELADAKRMKKILEDDNTVVELSGKAGTDGRMFGSISTKQIATALQKQFDLKIDKRKIELAAPIKALGYVNVPIKLHPEVEAQIRVHIAEK; via the coding sequence ATGAAAGTTATTTTTACACAAGATGTACGAGGCCGTGGTCAACGTGGTCAAATTAAGGAAGTTCCAGATGGCTATGCTCAAAACTACTTAATTAAGCGTGGATTAGCAAAACAAGCTACTAAGGCGGCGATGAGCCAACTAAAGGGTCAACAGCGTGCTGAAGAAAAACATGCTGCTGAAGAATTAGCTGATGCCAAGCGGATGAAGAAGATTCTTGAAGATGATAATACAGTTGTTGAATTAAGCGGAAAAGCCGGTACAGATGGCCGGATGTTTGGTTCAATTTCAACAAAACAAATTGCAACTGCTTTACAAAAACAATTTGACCTTAAAATTGATAAGCGAAAGATTGAGCTGGCAGCCCCAATTAAGGCGCTTGGTTACGTTAATGTGCCAATCAAGCTTCACCCGGAAGTAGAAGCTCAAATTCGTGTTCACATTGCTGAAAAGTAA
- the recF gene encoding DNA replication/repair protein RecF (All proteins in this family for which functions are known are DNA-binding proteins that assist the filamentation of RecA onto DNA for the initiation of recombination or recombinational repair.), giving the protein MILTELHLHHFRNYQDLTVHFNPGVNVLIGHNAQGKTNMLEAIYVLSLTKSHRTSNDHELINWQEKSALISGTVEKSIGKIPLELQFSSKGKKAKVNHLEQARLSQYVGQLNAILFAPEDLSLVKGSPALRRHFMDREFSQMSSKYLYNAGQYRTLLRQKNKYLKQLKYRQQTDRVLLGVLSDQLAAFGAEVIIARQHFLKHLEGWAADLHQEISLNKESLRLEYVNQLKVSDDTTVEEAYQALFKLYQDNEQREIEQGTTIYGPHRDDIRFLVNDKNVQAFGSQGQQRTTALSVKLAEIDLMKEQTGEYPLLLLDDVLSELDTIRQTHLLTAIQNKVQTFLTTTSLSDVARQLINEPTIFEIEHGTLNKEEVK; this is encoded by the coding sequence GGTCATAATGCACAGGGTAAAACGAATATGCTAGAGGCAATCTATGTTCTTTCCCTGACCAAGAGTCATCGAACAAGTAATGACCATGAACTTATTAATTGGCAAGAAAAATCAGCTCTAATAAGTGGCACGGTAGAAAAAAGTATTGGCAAGATTCCACTTGAATTACAATTCTCAAGTAAAGGAAAAAAGGCAAAGGTAAATCATTTAGAACAGGCGCGATTATCACAGTATGTTGGTCAACTAAATGCAATATTATTTGCCCCTGAGGACTTGTCGTTGGTAAAAGGGTCCCCAGCTTTACGCCGCCACTTTATGGATCGAGAGTTTAGCCAGATGAGTAGCAAATACCTCTACAATGCAGGCCAATATCGCACACTCTTACGACAAAAAAACAAATATTTAAAGCAACTAAAATATAGGCAACAAACTGATCGCGTCCTTTTAGGAGTCCTATCTGATCAGCTTGCTGCTTTTGGTGCGGAAGTAATTATTGCCCGTCAACATTTTTTAAAGCACCTTGAAGGATGGGCAGCTGATTTGCATCAAGAAATTTCACTAAATAAGGAATCATTACGGCTTGAGTACGTTAATCAATTAAAGGTTAGTGATGATACTACTGTTGAAGAGGCTTATCAGGCACTATTTAAGTTATATCAGGATAATGAACAGCGTGAAATCGAGCAGGGAACAACAATTTATGGTCCTCATCGGGATGATATCCGTTTTCTGGTAAATGATAAAAATGTGCAGGCTTTTGGATCGCAAGGACAACAGCGAACAACAGCACTATCAGTAAAACTAGCAGAGATTGATTTGATGAAAGAGCAAACAGGCGAGTATCCATTATTATTATTAGACGATGTGTTATCGGAACTAGATACGATTCGACAAACACACCTGTTAACAGCCATTCAGAATAAAGTTCAAACATTTTTGACGACCACTAGTCTGAGTGATGTTGCTCGCCAGTTAATTAATGAACCCACGATTTTTGAAATTGAGCACGGCACTTTGAATAAGGAGGAAGTAAAGTGA
- the ssb gene encoding single-stranded DNA-binding protein, translating to MLNRAVLTGRLTRDPELRYTTSGTAVVSFTLAVDRQFRNQNGDRDADFINCVIWRKSAENFSNFTHKGSLVGIEGRIQTRNYENQQGNRVYVTEVVVDNFALLEPRQNGGMNQSGVQQPFNSNQQSFGAQAPQYGSQPQPGNNAPQSNPSPSMDNGFDPNQNAGNQFPGSSDDGGQSIDLADDELPF from the coding sequence ATGCTTAATCGTGCAGTCTTAACTGGGCGTTTAACAAGAGATCCCGAGTTGCGGTACACAACCAGCGGGACAGCAGTTGTTTCATTTACGTTAGCTGTTGATCGGCAATTCCGAAACCAAAATGGTGATCGTGATGCTGATTTTATCAATTGCGTTATTTGGCGTAAATCCGCTGAAAACTTTAGTAACTTTACGCATAAGGGTTCACTTGTTGGAATTGAAGGGCGTATTCAAACCCGGAATTATGAAAACCAACAGGGTAACCGTGTGTATGTTACCGAAGTTGTTGTAGATAATTTTGCATTGTTAGAACCTCGTCAAAATGGTGGCATGAACCAATCAGGGGTTCAACAACCATTTAACAGCAACCAACAATCATTTGGTGCTCAGGCTCCACAATATGGTAGTCAACCACAACCTGGAAATAATGCTCCTCAAAGTAATCCGTCACCAAGTATGGATAATGGTTTCGATCCCAATCAAAATGCTGGCAACCAGTTCCCTGGAAGCAGTGATGATGGTGGTCAATCCATTGATTTAGCTGATGACGAATTACCATTCTAA
- the rpsR gene encoding 30S ribosomal protein S18, with translation MAQQRRGGRRRRKVDFIAANHIEYIDYKDTDLLRRFISERGKILPRRVTGTSAKNQRKLTIAIKRARIMGLLPFVAED, from the coding sequence ATGGCACAACAACGTCGGGGCGGACGTCGTCGTCGTAAGGTCGACTTCATCGCCGCAAACCACATCGAATACATCGATTACAAAGACACTGATTTATTACGTCGGTTCATTTCTGAACGTGGTAAGATCTTACCACGTCGGGTTACTGGTACTAGTGCTAAGAACCAACGTAAGTTAACTATCGCTATCAAGCGTGCACGGATCATGGGTCTTTTGCCATTCGTTGCAGAAGACTAG
- a CDS encoding DHH family phosphoesterase, with product MRKIFSRENWEFYFEHPAVRWNVCYIVLLTIIGLILGFMDNWIIGLIVLVIAVIGGAISIRRLRKLVVDAHEYLNELTYKVQRGQQEALLEMPMGMIMLNKRHEVEWINPYMARYFNLEIVVGKPIADVDAKLAELIKDHADDKQTQVVTWRDHQFEFLVQHHGQVVYLLDITKYEQISAQYKDEQIFIGNIYLDNYDELIQGMSDSDVSNLHNYVTSQISDWAVANHLLMKIIDDDNYLIIGHQASLKELEKQKFKILDVIRENTSKQNSPVTLSVGIAYGENNLIKLADTAQNNLDLALGRGGDQVVVRAQDQEARFYGGKTNPMEKRTRVRARMISQALQELMAQSDQLFVMGHTNPDMDSIGACLGIRRIAEMNGKECWIVIDDEHPHSDIQRLMHEIDNYQTIKDHIISPVEALEKATNNSLLVMVDHAKRGITIAPELYDKMQNRLVIIDHHRRGEDFPENPLLVYIEPYASSTCELITEMFEYQPREGKGLNKLEATAMLTGIQVDTKSFTKSAGTRTFDAASYLRSAGADGLMIQSFMKENPETFMMRNHLISRAEINDKIALCTGEEGQVYDPVTAAQAADMLLQMSGIEASFVIFERADNKIGISARSMGNVNVQVIMEKMGGGGHLANAATQISDKDITQVKQELVDILTKPDKEQDDTEE from the coding sequence ATGCGAAAAATTTTCAGTCGTGAGAACTGGGAGTTTTATTTTGAACACCCAGCCGTCCGCTGGAATGTCTGCTATATAGTGCTTTTAACAATCATTGGGCTTATTTTAGGGTTTATGGATAACTGGATTATTGGACTAATTGTTTTAGTAATCGCAGTTATTGGTGGAGCTATTAGTATTCGGCGGTTAAGAAAATTAGTAGTCGATGCTCATGAATATTTAAATGAATTAACGTATAAAGTCCAACGTGGGCAACAAGAAGCATTGCTGGAAATGCCCATGGGAATGATTATGTTAAATAAGCGTCATGAGGTTGAATGGATTAATCCATATATGGCGCGTTATTTTAATCTTGAAATTGTTGTAGGGAAGCCGATTGCAGATGTTGATGCAAAATTAGCGGAATTAATAAAAGATCATGCAGATGATAAGCAAACACAAGTAGTGACTTGGCGTGACCATCAATTTGAATTTTTAGTTCAGCATCACGGACAGGTAGTTTATTTATTAGATATTACAAAATATGAACAGATTAGTGCACAATATAAGGATGAACAAATCTTCATTGGGAATATTTACCTAGATAATTATGATGAGCTGATTCAAGGGATGAGTGATTCTGATGTCTCTAATCTTCATAATTACGTAACTTCACAAATAAGCGATTGGGCAGTTGCTAATCACTTATTGATGAAGATCATTGATGATGATAACTACTTGATTATTGGACATCAAGCTTCATTAAAAGAACTTGAAAAACAAAAATTCAAGATCCTTGATGTTATCCGTGAAAATACATCCAAGCAAAATTCGCCAGTTACTCTTAGCGTAGGAATTGCTTATGGCGAAAATAATTTGATAAAACTTGCTGATACAGCACAAAATAACCTTGACCTCGCGTTAGGTCGTGGTGGAGACCAAGTTGTTGTTCGTGCTCAAGATCAGGAAGCACGTTTCTATGGTGGAAAGACCAACCCGATGGAGAAACGAACCCGGGTACGAGCACGGATGATTAGTCAAGCATTACAAGAATTAATGGCCCAATCAGACCAATTATTTGTGATGGGCCACACCAATCCAGATATGGATTCAATCGGTGCTTGTTTAGGGATTCGACGGATTGCGGAAATGAACGGTAAAGAATGTTGGATTGTGATTGATGACGAACATCCACACTCTGATATTCAACGTTTGATGCATGAGATCGATAATTACCAGACGATTAAGGACCATATTATTTCACCAGTCGAAGCGTTAGAAAAAGCAACAAATAACAGTTTATTAGTGATGGTTGACCATGCTAAGCGGGGAATTACCATTGCTCCTGAATTATATGATAAAATGCAAAACAGACTTGTTATCATTGACCACCACCGTCGCGGCGAGGACTTTCCTGAAAATCCATTGCTTGTTTATATTGAACCATATGCTTCATCAACTTGTGAGTTAATTACGGAAATGTTTGAGTACCAACCACGTGAAGGAAAAGGACTTAACAAGCTTGAAGCAACGGCAATGCTAACAGGAATTCAAGTTGATACAAAATCATTCACCAAGAGTGCTGGTACGCGAACTTTTGACGCAGCTAGTTACTTGCGTTCTGCTGGTGCCGATGGTTTAATGATTCAATCATTTATGAAAGAAAATCCAGAAACATTTATGATGCGTAATCATTTGATTTCAAGAGCGGAAATAAATGATAAAATAGCATTATGTACGGGTGAAGAAGGACAGGTTTATGATCCTGTCACGGCTGCCCAGGCTGCTGATATGTTGCTCCAAATGAGTGGAATTGAAGCTTCATTTGTAATTTTTGAACGTGCTGATAACAAGATCGGAATTTCAGCACGCTCAATGGGAAACGTCAACGTCCAAGTAATCATGGAAAAAATGGGTGGTGGCGGTCACCTTGCAAATGCTGCTACACAAATCAGTGATAAAGATATTACGCAGGTCAAGCAAGAGTTAGTCGATATTCTAACTAAACCTGATAAAGAGCAAGACGATACAGAGGAGTGA